From one Neorhizobium galegae genomic stretch:
- a CDS encoding carbohydrate ABC transporter permease, with translation MKIAGRKVTANSIAVYATVIVITAVMLMPFAWMLSASLKLSRDVFVFPIEWIPSQPQWQNYVDIWTKIPLGLFIYNTSKLTIIVTLLQLLTSSFAAYAFAKLDFPYKNTLFLGYIATIAMPWQVYMVPQFLLMREFGLNNTHLALICLQAFTAFGVFLMRQFYMSIPTELCEAARIDGMNEYQIWARIMLPLSKPALSTLTIFTFVTTWNDFLGPMIYLTKTELKTIQIGLRMFISQYSAEYGLIMAASVVALIPVLIVFLSLQRFFVEGVASSGLKG, from the coding sequence GTGAAGATTGCCGGACGCAAGGTCACCGCCAACAGCATTGCAGTCTATGCGACGGTCATCGTCATCACCGCCGTGATGCTGATGCCTTTCGCCTGGATGCTGTCAGCCTCGCTGAAACTCAGCCGAGACGTCTTCGTTTTCCCGATCGAGTGGATTCCGTCGCAACCGCAGTGGCAGAACTACGTGGACATCTGGACGAAGATTCCGCTCGGCCTGTTCATCTACAACACATCGAAGCTGACGATCATCGTCACCCTGCTCCAGCTGCTGACGTCGAGCTTCGCCGCCTATGCCTTTGCCAAGCTCGATTTTCCCTACAAGAACACGCTTTTCCTCGGTTATATCGCGACCATCGCCATGCCCTGGCAGGTCTACATGGTGCCGCAGTTCCTGCTGATGCGCGAATTCGGCTTGAACAACACCCATCTGGCGCTGATCTGCCTGCAGGCCTTCACCGCCTTCGGCGTATTCCTCATGCGGCAGTTCTACATGTCGATCCCGACGGAGCTGTGCGAAGCGGCCCGTATCGACGGCATGAACGAATATCAGATCTGGGCGCGCATCATGCTGCCGCTGTCGAAGCCCGCACTTTCGACGCTGACCATCTTCACCTTCGTCACCACCTGGAACGACTTCCTCGGTCCGATGATCTATCTGACCAAGACGGAGCTGAAGACGATCCAGATCGGCCTGCGCATGTTCATCTCGCAATATTCCGCCGAGTACGGGCTGATCATGGCGGCATCGGTCGTCGCCCTCATTCCCGTCCTGATCGTATTCCTGTCGCTGCAGCGCTTCTTCGTCGAAGGCGTCGCCTCGTCGGGCCTCAAGGGTTAA
- a CDS encoding glycoside hydrolase family 88 protein → MNAVVQIAPQPITDAEVKAALDLAVAQIRRNLPAFTYASQNHSSVGNFYPAVENTQWTAGFWPGEIWLAFEHTGDKVFQHAAQIQVQSFLHRIENRIETDHHDMGFLYSPSCIAAWKLVGDEDGRKAAILAADQLIERFQPIGQFIQAWGRKGVAEEYRYIIDCLLNLPLLYWASRETGDEKYRDIALIHARTTLANSVRPDNSTYHTFYMDPVTGAPVRGATKQGYKDDSFWARGQAWGIAGMALSYHYEPIDEYRKTFDRLLDFYLKKLPADMVPYWDLVFSERDGEPRDTSSASIVACGLLEMADLVEADVAARYRELARRMMKSLADHYAVKDPAMSNGLVLNGTYSKKSPYNTCRGEGVDECVSWGDYYYMEALTRLSRAWSSYW, encoded by the coding sequence ATGAATGCCGTTGTGCAGATCGCTCCCCAACCGATCACCGATGCGGAGGTCAAGGCAGCGCTCGATCTCGCCGTCGCCCAGATCCGGCGCAATCTGCCGGCCTTCACCTATGCGTCCCAGAACCATTCCAGCGTCGGCAATTTTTATCCCGCCGTCGAGAATACCCAGTGGACCGCAGGTTTCTGGCCGGGAGAAATCTGGCTGGCGTTCGAGCATACGGGCGACAAGGTTTTTCAGCATGCGGCGCAGATCCAAGTGCAGAGCTTCCTGCACCGGATCGAGAATCGCATCGAGACCGACCACCACGACATGGGCTTTCTCTATTCGCCCTCGTGCATCGCGGCATGGAAGCTGGTGGGCGATGAGGACGGGCGCAAAGCCGCCATTCTGGCCGCGGACCAGCTTATCGAGCGCTTCCAGCCGATCGGCCAGTTCATCCAGGCCTGGGGTCGCAAGGGTGTCGCGGAGGAATACCGTTACATCATCGACTGCCTGCTGAACCTGCCGTTGCTCTATTGGGCAAGCCGCGAGACGGGCGATGAGAAATACCGCGACATCGCGCTCATCCATGCCCGCACGACGCTGGCGAATTCGGTCAGGCCGGACAATTCCACCTATCATACGTTCTACATGGATCCGGTTACCGGTGCCCCCGTGCGCGGTGCGACGAAACAGGGCTACAAGGACGACAGTTTCTGGGCGCGCGGGCAGGCGTGGGGCATTGCCGGCATGGCGCTTTCCTATCACTACGAGCCGATCGACGAATATCGCAAAACGTTCGACCGGCTTCTCGATTTCTATCTGAAGAAGCTGCCGGCCGACATGGTGCCTTACTGGGACCTGGTGTTCTCCGAGAGAGATGGCGAGCCGCGCGATACGTCGTCGGCCTCGATCGTAGCCTGCGGATTGCTCGAAATGGCCGACCTTGTCGAGGCCGATGTCGCCGCACGTTACCGCGAGCTTGCGCGGCGCATGATGAAAAGCCTCGCCGATCACTATGCGGTAAAGGATCCGGCCATGTCCAACGGCCTTGTCCTCAACGGAACCTATTCGAAAAAATCGCCCTACAACACCTGCCGCGGCGAAGGCGTCGACGAGTGCGTCTCCTGGGGCGACTATTATTACATGGAAGCCCTGACGCGCCTCTCGCGCGCCTGGTCTTCCTATTGGTGA
- a CDS encoding carbohydrate ABC transporter permease, whose translation MSISNSTIAAGDAPAVSRRPSKVLSRRRRKIQSALVAYSFIAPNFLGFAVFTLGPILFAFVLAFMHWDGSNAITFAGLDNFWRLFEDKVFIAAFWNTIIYTVVSVPATLACALGLAILLNQKIFGRDFFRTAMFFPYVASLVAVAVVWNMIFNPEMGPVNMILYTLGLDPKDMPGWAADRHWAMVTVILFGVWKSMGYYMVIYLAGLQGINSELYEAADLDGANAWQKFVYVTVPQLGPTTFFVTVMLTIQAFKVFDQIYMITQGGPGTSTLVLVYHIYNEAFISWDLGYSSMIALVLFFLVLAVTVVQFRRQRED comes from the coding sequence GTGTCCATATCGAATTCGACCATTGCCGCAGGTGATGCGCCGGCCGTGTCCCGGCGGCCGAGCAAGGTGTTGTCGCGCCGCCGGCGCAAGATACAGAGCGCGCTGGTCGCCTACTCCTTCATCGCCCCGAATTTCCTCGGTTTTGCCGTCTTTACGCTCGGGCCGATCCTGTTCGCCTTCGTGCTGGCGTTCATGCATTGGGACGGTTCGAATGCGATCACCTTCGCCGGTCTCGACAATTTCTGGCGGCTGTTCGAAGACAAGGTCTTCATTGCCGCGTTCTGGAACACGATCATCTATACGGTCGTCTCGGTTCCCGCGACGCTCGCCTGCGCGCTCGGCCTCGCGATCCTGCTGAACCAGAAGATCTTCGGACGCGACTTCTTCCGCACGGCGATGTTCTTCCCCTACGTCGCTTCGCTGGTGGCTGTCGCCGTGGTCTGGAACATGATCTTCAACCCCGAAATGGGGCCGGTGAACATGATCCTTTACACACTCGGCCTGGACCCCAAGGACATGCCGGGCTGGGCAGCCGACCGGCATTGGGCGATGGTCACGGTCATCCTCTTCGGCGTCTGGAAGAGCATGGGTTACTACATGGTTATCTATCTTGCCGGGCTGCAGGGCATCAATTCCGAGCTCTACGAGGCGGCCGATCTCGACGGCGCCAATGCGTGGCAGAAATTTGTCTATGTCACGGTGCCGCAGCTCGGGCCGACGACCTTCTTCGTCACGGTCATGCTGACCATCCAGGCGTTCAAGGTCTTCGATCAGATCTACATGATCACCCAGGGCGGCCCCGGCACCTCGACGTTGGTCCTCGTTTATCACATCTACAACGAAGCCTTCATTTCCTGGGACCTCGGTTATTCCAGCATGATTGCGCTCGTTCTCTTCTTTCTCGTACTGGCGGTCACGGTCGTCCAGTTCCGCCGACAGAGGGAGGATTGA